A region from the Candidatus Tenderia electrophaga genome encodes:
- the ihfA gene encoding integration host factor subunit alpha (This protein is one of the two subunits of integration host factor, a specific DNA-binding protein that functions in genetic recombination as well as in transcriptional and translational control) — MALTKADMAERLFEELGLNKREAKELVEMFFEEVRGALENGRQVKLSGFGNFNLRDKKERPGRNPKTGEEIPITARRVVTFHPGQKLKARVEAYAGSREQS, encoded by the coding sequence ATGGCGTTAACAAAAGCAGACATGGCCGAGAGGCTGTTTGAGGAACTTGGTCTGAACAAACGTGAGGCCAAGGAGCTGGTAGAGATGTTTTTTGAAGAAGTGCGGGGGGCCTTGGAAAACGGCCGTCAGGTCAAATTGTCAGGCTTCGGCAACTTCAATCTGCGCGATAAGAAGGAACGTCCCGGTCGCAACCCCAAGACCGGTGAAGAGATTCCCATCACTGCGCGCCGTGTCGTGACCTTCCATCCCGGGCAAAAACTGAAAGCGAGAGTAGAGGCATATGCTGGAAGCCGCGAACAATCATGA